The Neisseria animaloris genome segment CAAACAGCCGCCGCACACGGAAGCCATAGAAGACGAGCCGTTAGACTCGGTAATTTCGGAAACCACGCGCATGGTGTAGCTGAACTCTTCCGGCGAAGGCAGCACGGCAACCAGCGCGCGTTTGGCCAAACGGCCGTGGCCGATTTCGCGGCGTTTCGGCGCACCCATACGGCCCACTTCGCCGGTAGAGTACGGCGGGAAGTTGTAGTGCAGCATAAAGCGGTCGGTGTATTCGCCGCTCAAGGCATCAATGATTTGCTCGTCGCGCTGGGTGCCCAAAGTGGCTACTGCCAAAGCTTGGGTTTCGCCGCGGGTAAACAGGGCGGAACCGTGGGTGCGCGGCAATACGCCGGTTTGGATGTTGATCGGGCGCACGGTGCGGGTGTCGCGGCCGTCGATACGCGGTTGGCCGTCCAAAATCTGACCGCGCACCACATCGGCTTCCAGTTGTTTGAAAATGCCTTTAATTTGGTTGGCGGTGAGCGTGTCGGTTTCTTCGGTAATCAACGCATCTTTAACCGCATTCCATGCTTCGTCGAGCTTGGCAGAACGGGCTTGCTTTTGGCGGATTTTGAACGCTTCGCCGATGGTTTCGCCTGCGATTGCGCGGATTTTTTCTACCAATTCGGCATTGGTTTCGGCAGGTTTCCAATCCCACACTTCGGGGTTGACTTCGTCGGCAAATTCATTGATGGCGTTAATTACAGCCTGCATTTGCTCGTGACCGTACACCACCGCGCCCAACATCACATGTTCGGGCAGCTCTTGCGCTTCGGATTCCACCATCAGCACGGCTTTTTGCGTACCGGCAACCACCAAATCCATTTGCGATTTCGCCAGTTGCGCTTTAGTCGGATTCAGCACATAAACATTGTTCACATAACCCACGCGCGCGGCACCGATCGGGCCTGCAAACGGCACGCCGCTCAACACCAGCGCGGCAGACGCGCCGATCATGGCGGGGATGTCGGAATCGATTTCGGGGTCAACCGAAACCACCATCGCTACGATTTGGATGTCGTGGTAGAAACCTTCGGGGAACAGCGGGCGGATGGGGCGGTCGATCAAGCGGCTGGTGAGGATTTCTTTTTCGCTCTGCTTGCCTTCGCGTTTGAAGAAACCGCCGGGGATTTTACCCGCAGCGTAAGTGCGCTCGAGATAGTCAACGGTTAAGGGGAAAAAGTCTTGGCCTTCTTTAACGTCTTTATTGGCGGTAACGGCCACCAAAACCACGGTGTCGCCCATAGAAACTTTCACGGCTGCCGCGGCTTGACGGGCGATTTCGCCGGTTTCGAGGGTAACGGTGTGCTCGCCGTATTGGAAAGATTTAACGTGTTTGTTGAACATTTCGTTCCTTTCAAGAAGAGCCGCAGCCGCTAAAACACTAATGATGCACACAAGCTGAATATATGTGCATGGTTAGGGTTTCAGGCGGGCTTTGGCTCAGGTTAGATACGTTTTCAGACGGCCTGTGTTGCTTTAGGCCGTCTGAAAAAGAATTATAACGTGAAACA includes the following:
- the pnp gene encoding polyribonucleotide nucleotidyltransferase; protein product: MFNKHVKSFQYGEHTVTLETGEIARQAAAAVKVSMGDTVVLVAVTANKDVKEGQDFFPLTVDYLERTYAAGKIPGGFFKREGKQSEKEILTSRLIDRPIRPLFPEGFYHDIQIVAMVVSVDPEIDSDIPAMIGASAALVLSGVPFAGPIGAARVGYVNNVYVLNPTKAQLAKSQMDLVVAGTQKAVLMVESEAQELPEHVMLGAVVYGHEQMQAVINAINEFADEVNPEVWDWKPAETNAELVEKIRAIAGETIGEAFKIRQKQARSAKLDEAWNAVKDALITEETDTLTANQIKGIFKQLEADVVRGQILDGQPRIDGRDTRTVRPINIQTGVLPRTHGSALFTRGETQALAVATLGTQRDEQIIDALSGEYTDRFMLHYNFPPYSTGEVGRMGAPKRREIGHGRLAKRALVAVLPSPEEFSYTMRVVSEITESNGSSSMASVCGGCLSLLSAGVPLKAHVAGIAMGLILENNKFAVLTDILGDEDHLGDMDFKVAGTTEGVTALQMDIKIQGITKEIMQIALEQAKEARLHILAQMKEAVEGPQELSQHAPRLFTMKINQDKIRDVIGKGGETIRSITADTGTEINIAEDGTITIAATTQEAGDAAKKRIEEITAEVEVGKVYDGTVLKLLDNNVGAIVSVIPGKDGLVHISQIAHERVKNVSDYLQVGQNVKVKALEVDDRGRVRLSMKALIEAPEREPRQEQPVSGE